From a region of the Malania oleifera isolate guangnan ecotype guangnan chromosome 12, ASM2987363v1, whole genome shotgun sequence genome:
- the LOC131144701 gene encoding uncharacterized protein LOC131144701, with protein MPPAYFPLRWESTGDQWWYASPIDWAAANGLYDLVRELLHLDTNLLIKLTSLRRIRRLETVWDDESQFDDVAKCRSHVAQQLLLVCQNTRGHNSLVRAGYGGWLLYTAASAGDVDFVKELLDRDPLLVFGEGEYGVTDIFYAAARSKNSEVFRLLLDFSISPRCFHGNGGELEGQSDEISGVFRWEMMNRAVHAAARGGNLEMLKELLRHCSDVLVYRDAQGSTILHTAAGRGQVEIVEDILECFDIAASMDNQGNTALNVASYRGYLAVVKVLILKSPSSAFLTNNCGDTFLHMTVAGFHTPSFRRLDRQIELMKQLVSGKIVNMQDIINVRNSDGRTALHMAVIENIQSDVVELLMNVSSINLNIRDTDGMTPLDLLKQRPRSASSEILIKRLISAGGISNCQDHTARIALVSHLKVQGIGSSPGTSFRVPDAEIFLHTGVENESNASIDAANIEFSTCSSELGQCDSDIDLNLSDSKRSGSISYAARRLRTLLRWPGRKDKRPYSTKFEDNDDDSDSYTMYRNIEDRLTPLRQRFSKLSSLPNNERALYARSNLPSPSTKKEFAAGLMHGVIQVLPSSPCSRSNFSSPTSVYRQKNLLFANSILRPLSRSNSFNCGTPQLSHRQASFNKKLMNQYFCFGAQSIAMEDSLSCARPNPS; from the exons ATGCCTCCTGCCTACTTCCCACTCCGGTGGGAGAGCACCGGAGACCAGTGGTGGTATGCCTCACCCATTGACTGGGCAGCTGCCAATGGCCTCTATGATCTGGTCAGGGAGCTTCTCCACCTTGATACCAATCTCCTCATCAAACTCACCTCCCTTCGGCGAATCCGACGCCTCGAAACCGTCTGGGACGATGAATCCCAGTTTGATGATGTTGCCAAATGCCGCTCTCATGTTGCCCAACAACTCTTGCTTGTCTGCCAAAACACAAGAGGCCACAACTCTCTCGTTCGGGCCGGGTACGGCGGATGGCTCCTGTACACTGCTGCCTCTGCTGGGGATGTGGATTTTGTTAAGGAATTGCTAGATAGAGACCCTCTCCTTGTGTTTGGGGAAGGAGAGTATGGTGTCACTGATATATTTTACGCAGCGGCCAGGAGCAAGAACTCCGAGGTTTTCAGGCTTCTGCTCGATTTCTCGATCTCCCCAAGGTGTTTTCATGGAAATGGAGGAGAATTAGAGGGCCAATCAGATGAAATCTCCGGAGTGTTTAGGTGGGAAATGATGAACAGGGCTGTTCATGCAGCAGCTAGAGGAGGGAATTTGGAGATGTTGAAGGAACTTCTCAGACATTGCTCTGATGTTTTGGTTTATAGAGATGCTCAGGGATCCACCATTTTGCACACAGCAGCTGGCAGAGGACAGGTTGAG ATAGTTGAGGATATACTAGAATGCTTTGATATTGCTGCATCCATGGACAATCAAGGGAACACAGCTTTAAATGTGGCTTCTTACCGGGGTTACTTAGCTGTGGTTAAGGTTCTGATTCTGAAATCTCCCTCATCTGCCTTCTTAACAAACAATTGTGGGGATACTTTCCTTCATATGACAGTGGCTGGTTTCCATACCCCTAGCTTCCGACGACTAGACCGGCAGATTGAGCTCATGAAGCAGTTGGTAAGCGGAAAGATTGTGAATATGCAAGACATCATCAATGTGAGAAACAGTGATGGAAGAACTGCTCTTCACATGGCTGTGATTGAGAACATTCAGTCTGATGTGGTGGAACTCCTCATGAATGTGTCATCAATCAATTTGAACATTCGCGACACCGATGGAATGACTCCACTAGACCTTCTCAAGCAAAGGCCACGATCAGCATCTTCTGAAATACTGATCAAGAGGTTGATATCAGCAGGTGGAATCTCCAACTGTCAAGATCATACAGCAAGAATTGCCCTTGTTTCTCATCTAAAAGTGCAGGGTATTGGGAGCAGTCCTGGAACTTCTTTCCGAGTTCCTGATGCAGAGATATTCTTGCACACTGGCGTTGAGAACGAATCCAATGCTAGTATTGATGCAGCGAATATTGAATTTAGTACATGCTCGAGCGAACTAGGCCAGTGTGACTCAGATATTGACTTGAACCTGTCTGATAGCAAGAGATCAGGTTCCATAAGCTATGCTGCTAGGCGCCTGAGGACTCTCCTACGATGGCCTGGGAGGAAAGACAAAAGACCTTATAGCACAAAGTTTGAAGACAATGACGACGACTCAGATTCATACACCATGTATCGAAACATAGAAGATCGTCTGACCCCGCTTCGACAGAGGTTTTCGAAACTGTCGTCCCTTCCAAACAACGAAAGGGCACTTTATGCCAGGAGCAATCTCCCAAGTCCATCCACCAAGAAGGAATTTGCAGCAGGGCTAATGCACGGGGTAATTCAGGTATTGCCTTCAAGTCCTTGTTCTCGATCGAACTTTTCCTCGCCTACTTCAGTATATAGGCAAAAGAACCTCCTCTTTGCAAACAGTATTTTGAGACCTTTGTCAAGAAGCAACTCTTTCAATTGTGGAACACCACAATTGAGCCACAGGCAAGCTTCTTTCAATAAGAAGCTGATGAACCAGTACTTCTGCTTTGGGGCGCAAAGCATAGCCATGGAAGACTCACTCAGCTGTGCGAGGCCAAATCCAAGTTAG